The genomic DNA GTGCAGGGGCCATTGTTGCCGGCGCTGCAACAGGCGCAGGAGCAAAATTTGCAGCCACAGGCGCGACCGCTGGATATGCTGTTGGTGCTGCCTGGATCGCCGCTGCGGGCCGCGCTACCGGCGGCGCAGGCGCGGGCTGGATATGGACTGGAGCGATATTTGGATTTGTATTCGGCCGCGGAAAGTTCTGAGGAGCCACCATCTGGCGCGCTGCCGGAACCACTGGCGCTGACGTGTTCCCATCTTGCCCGGTTGGTGCGGGCACCGCGCTGGTAGCCGGACTTGGCTTGCGCTCCAAACGTCCGCCAGACCTTTGGGCAACCGCAACTAAAGACGCCATCGCCAGGAGAAGAGCCGCAGTGTTCGCGATCCTCATACAAAAACCTACCTTAAGAACCCGGATTCCTACTCTTGCATTGTGCCGCTTTGGCGCCCGCTTGACCATTGAAAAAACATTAAATTTTCCAATCCAGCCGTTTTTTATCGCCTGCAATTGAATAGGGCTGCCGCAAATCAAGCGCAGATTAATTGATGGGAGCGTCGCGCTGTACGCTGGGCGTCAAGCTCTCACCCAGTGAGGAAGCATTCAGCAGTGGCAGCGATACTCGAAAGCATGATCCTTTACCCGATGAGCTAGACACTTCAATGTGTCCGCCATGAGCTTCCGCGATGCTGCGGGCGAAATGAAGTCCCAAGCCGGTGCCGGGAACGTGGGATTTTCGCGCTGAACTGGAACGGTAACCACGCTCGAAGATATGTACCTGCTCATCGGGCGCAACGCCGCTTCCGGTATCGCTGATCGAAATAATGGCAACGTCGTTATGAACGGACAAAACCACGTCAACGCTTCCGCCGCGATGGTTGAACTTGATTGCATTATCCAGAAGATTGAGCAACAGCCGCCAGATCTGGCCCGCATCGAATGCGCCGATCACGTTCTGCTGCACTGTCCCAGAAATCTGGATTCCACGCTCTCCCGCCTGTCCGCGCATGCCATCAACCGCTGTCTGGACCAGTTCGGAGAGGTCTTCCTTTTCCCGATTCAGCTTGATTTGCTCGCTTTCCGATTGGGCCAGTTCCATCAGGTCTGAAACCGTCCGCGCCAGCAGTTCCACATGCTCAAGCTGCTTGGAAAGCGTGTCGCGGTAATTCGTTTCATTGTTGCCGAGCCGAAGCGCCTGTTCCGTTTCCGATCGCAAAACGGTAAGCGGCTGCCGGATTTCATGGGAAAGAGTCCGCAGAAATTCCGTCATCCGCTGGAATGAGCTTTGCAGCCGCGCAATCATGGCATTGAGAGAGGTGCTGAGCTCATCAACCTCGTCACCAGTGCCAGTTACCGGAAGCCGGGTGCTCAAATCGAAAGCGGTGATCTGTTTTGCCGCGGCTGCCGCCTGTTCCAGGCGGCGCATGGAATAAGACGTCATGATCAATGCATTCACGGCATGCGCCAGAATGATGAAGGGAATCAGGGCAAACAGAAACATGCGGAGACGCCAGCAATCTTCATCCGTCTGATCTAAAGACGTGCCTACTCTCAAAAGATAATGCCGCCCCGCCAGGCCCAGAACCGGGACATCGAGAATGCGTATGTGCGTGTTGCCCGCCGTGATGCTTTGCCATACGGAATGATCGGATGAAGGTTCCGCTGAAGAAACCGGAAGATGCAGGGCCGCCATTGCATGAGAAATGTCGAGCGTATGGCCTTCGTCGTCCAGCAGCTCGTAATACCGCATGGAACGCTCAAATTGGGCGCGTACTTCCGGATCAGCTTCTGCGTTGAGCCACTTTACGCTGCCGGCGCGAATCTGTAGCATGCTGCGGACGGAAATAGCGCGGTCCTGCAGTTCGTCGTCCAACTGGCCATAAATGCGGCGAGTCAGCAGAGCATAAGCGCTCCAGGCCAGTATTACGACCAGGAGCGCGAATGTTACTGTCTGTTTTATTGCAAGCCGGGTACTGAGCCGGCGTAAAGCCACGAATTTCATTGGGAAGCTGATGACAACATATATCCTACGCCACGAGCGGTATGGATCAGTGGCTTTTCATAGCCGTGATCAATTTTGGCGCGGAGATAATTGATGTAAACATCCACGATGTTGGTAAGCCCTTCAAAACCCAGGTTCCAGACATGCTCTACCACCATGGTGCGTGTAACAGTGCGGCCGGCATTGCGCATCAGGTATTCCAGCACGGCGTATTCACGCTGCGTAAGATTGATCGGCTTGCCGCCACGCGTCACCATGTGCCGCATGCGATCAAGCTCCAGGTCTTCCACGCTGAGCTTGTCCAGCAATTCCTGGGGACGACGCAGAAGAGCGTGGACCCGGGCCAGCAGCTCTTCGAACGAAAATGGCTTTACAAGATAATCGTCGGCACCCGCCTGCAGGCCGCAAACACGGTCGGAAACGTCTTTGCGCGCGCTCAGGAGCAGGATCCTCATATTGGACCCGGATTTACGTAATTTGCGAAGAACGGTTAGACCGTCAAGTTTAGGAAGATTCCAATCGAGAATGATTCCGTCATAATCAATCTCGGTTGCCAGCTGGAGACCTTCTTCTCCGTCCCCAGCCAGATCGACAGCGAAGTGGTCCGCTTCCAGACCCTTCACCAGTGTGCGTGCTACTTTAGGCTCATCCTCAATAACCAATATGCGCATAAGTCCACCTCCCGCTTCGGTGGAAGAATTGCCGTCACTTTAAACTCAGCGACGTGCAAAGTCCATCCGCTGTTTACCCCAAACCCTACCGTACATCCTGGAATTAACTACCCGTATACTTGTGCTGCCAGACATCAAATCGTTTCACTTCTGCCGATTTTTATGTTGTACGTCAGCGATAACCCTCACTGTCCGTATGGCCAAGCTATCCGATCATCTTCCAGCAGCGACATCATGCCTGATTTCGCTGGAAGCACCTGCACCTTTTGTCTTTGATCTCTTCTGAGTCAGCTTTCGCTGTGCATCATCTCTGGGACATGTTCTTTGGTACAGGTACTAAGTTGCCCTATCGTACACAGAATTTTTAAAATTGAAACATTTTTTTTTCAATTTTGGGCCGCTTTTTTTGCTGCCCACTTCTGAGGTACATCTCAATTGCGCCAACAGGGACAATATAGCATGGCCGTATGGACATAGCAATATATTGTACTTAAGGACATGTACTTATTCCTGCCATCCAGCATTGAGGCCGCAAAACACGCTTAACCCATTATTTTTGTGCAGCTTGCATTCTCACTTCGCCGCCATTGTTAGGCAATTTGTTTCAATGTGATCGTTTTTTATCTGTGGAAAACTTTTACATCGTGGGACTAGGAAACGTAACAAACGATCATCACGGCGCAAACAAATTGAGCTGTCTGGAAAGGCCTCCTCCCGATGTCCGAACGCCAGAATCATGGTTCCTGACACCGATACCGTGCCGTCGGCACAACTTGTTCACCAGCGCTGAAACACGCTTCTTGTAATCAACAGGCAAAAAAGCGCGATCAGAGTAGCGCGCTTTGTACAAGGTTACAAGTTGAGGAAAATGCTCCTGCAAAAAAGGCATGAATACTTTTGCGGAACATGGTTTTAAGAACAGCGGTATGGCGGCGACTGATGTTGCGCCGGCCGCGGCCGCGGAACGAACAACGCTTTCCAGGTCTTTTGGAGAGTCGGTGATGCCGGGCAAGATCGGCGCACAATTCACGCTTGTGGATATTCCGGCTGCCGAAAGCTTCTTTACTGCGCTAAAGCGCAAATCAGGCCGAGGCGCTCGTGGTTCCAGGATGCGCGCGAGATCAGTCTTCGTTGTCGTGATAGTTACGTGGATACTGAGCCGGTTCCTGGCGGATATCTGCTGTAACAGATCAAGATCGCGCACGATCAGGTCCGACTTGGTTACCAGTCCAAGAGAAAGCCCATCATGCCGCGCCAACTCCTCCATCACGGCGCGGGTAATCCCGAACTTTCTCTCAGCAGGCTGATACGGGTCTGTGGCCGTGCCGATGGCGATGCTTTGGCCCGGACGCACCTGCTTCAACTCTTGCCGCAGCAGCCATGCGCTGTGCTTCTTCACGTAGATCTTGCGCTCAAAATCCAGCCCGTCGTGCATCTCCATAAACTCATGCGTATAGCGCGCATAACAGTATTTACAGGCAAACTCGCATCCTCGATAGGGATTGATCTGCCAGGAGAAGGGCATCCGCGGCGAATCACAGCGCGTGAGCATGCTGCGATTTTCAAGGGAGATGTACTCGACGTTGTGACCTTCAGAAATTGCTTCGCCCTTGGCTGCTAGGCGCGCAATGCCGATGAAGGGAACTTGGGGTTCGGAATGCGGGAAGAGGGACTCCATAGTCGTTTCGCAGGGTATTCGCCAAATGCAAGAATATGCCAAATGCGAACAAAATGCAAATGAGATGAGAGAGGACAGTTAAGGATTAAGGGACACGGTTAACTGGCAGCAAACTGCCTGCATCCTGGTCGATCAGCCACAGCAATCGGCCGTTTTCCGGATGGATACTTTGAGCGGGAAATTCGCTGGTTCCCGGACGGAGCACCTGGCTGAGAATCTGCGCCTTGCCGGCGCCGGAGACGAGAAAGACCACCTCGGCAGCATTGTTCAGAACTGGGAAAGTTAACGTGATGCGAAAAGTCTTAAATTTCTCCACCCAATTTGCCGTTACCCTGCGGGATGCTTTGCTCAGCGCTTTGCTGCCCGGAAAAAGTGAAGCAGTGTGGCCATCTTCACCGATCCCAAGAAAAATGAGGTCGAACCCCGGCCAGTCGTGATTGCCCAGATGGAAGAAATTAATCAACTGGTGCTCATATTCTGCTGCAGCTGCTTCAGCGTCCAGTTCGGCGTGAATACGATGTACATTCTTCTCAGGAATTGGCACCTTGCTCAAGAGTGACTCGCTGGCCATGCGAAAGTTGCTGTCAGGATGGTCCGGCGGAACGTGGCGCTCGTCTCCGAAGAAGATGTGGATATGGTCCCACGGCAATTGCTTATGCTCGCTGGCTAGCAGGGAATATACAGCGCGAGGCGTGTTGCCGCCCGATAGCGCGACCGAAAATCGTCCTCGCTCCTGAACCGCAGCTTCTGCCGCACGATGAAACTCCTGCGCTGCTTCACGCGCAAGCGTAACAGCGTCAGGCGCAATTTTGATCTCTACTCCCATTTGCGAGTATCGCGATCCGCTATTCGGACTCGATTTTTCTCCAGGAACGGCCGTCGCGGGCGATGATGTCGGTAGCCTCTTCCGGTCCCCACGATCCGGCAGCGTAGTTTGGGAAATTGCGCGCAGCCAGCGCCTTCCATACATCGATAATCGGATCAACCACGGTCCAGCCTGCTTCTACCATGTCCGCGCGCTGGTAGAGAGTCTGGTCGCCCATGATTCCGTCATAGAGAAGCACTTCGTAACCGGTATTGGCTGTGGTACCGAAATAGTCAGCGTAGTTAAAGTCCATCTCTACTTCACCGACCTTCATTTGTGCGCCGGGGATTTTGGCTCCAAAGCGGAGCGAAATACCTTCGTCCGGGGCGATATGAATGATGAGTTGATTGGCATCCAGGCTGTTGACCGGCGTGTCGCGAAACAAAACCAGCGGCGCACGTTTGAACTGGACTGCCACTTCAGTGTGGCGCGTCGGCAGCCTTTTGCCTGTTCGGAGGTAAAAAGGAACACCGGCCCAGCGCCAGTTATCGATCATCAGCCGCAACGCGACAAACGTTTCGGTTTTCGATTCCGGCGGGACGCCTTCTTCTGCGCGATACGCCGGGACCCGCTCGCCACTGATGACACCGGCGCCATACTGGCCGCGAACCGCGCAATGCAAAACATCTTCTTCACTAAACGGCTGCAAGGCGTGCAATATTTTTGCTTGCTCATCATGGACAGCCGTTGAGTTAAATGAAATCGGTGGTTCCATGGTTGTGAGTGAGACCAACTGGAAGAGGTGATTAGGCACCATGTCACGGAGCGTTCCTGCCATGTCAAAGTAGCCGCCGCGTTTTTCCACGCCAACAGTTTCCGCCACCGTGATCTGTATGTGGTCAATGTAGCGGCGGTTCCAGATAGGTTCAAAAATGCCATTGCTGAAACGAAAAACCAGAATGTTCTGGACTGTTTCTTTGCCAAGGTAATGGTCAATGCGGAAAATCTGCTGTTCAGTCAGCACTTTACTGACTTGGCGGTTCAGCGCCTTGGCCGATTCCAAATCATTACCGAACGGCTTTTCAAAAACCACTCGCCGCCAGTGTCCATCTTTTTCACAGGCCAGTTCTGCAGCGCCGAGGTGCTCAACGATTTCGCCAAAGAAAGTTGGGCTGGTGGCAAGATAAAAGAAGTAATTTCCCTTTGTATTGCACTTCTCGTCGATCTCAGCCAGGATTTTCCCGACTCGAGTGTAGAGTCCGGCATCATGAAATTCGCCTCCCGCATAGAAGACCCGCTGGATCATCCAATCACGAAGCTTGGGATCAACTTTACTCGTCGCAAACTTATCAAGATTGTCGCCCATGATCTTCTGATACTGCTCGCGGGTGTAATCGTTGCGGCCAACTCCGACGATCGCGAAATCTGAAGAAAGCAACTTGCTCTTGACCAGGTTATAGATGGCAGGGAAGAGCTTGCGCGAAGTAAGGTCACCAGTTCCGCCAAAAATGACCATCACGCAAGGGCCTGTGGGCGGTGGAGAACCTGAGGGTGGCTTGTCCAGGGCCGGCAATTCTCTTTCTAGTTGAGGCATGTAAGCGCGATCTCCTGATCAGGAAGCTTTTTCGTTTTTTGGGGTCAGCTCAATGTGGCCGCCAAATTTCTGCCGCATGGCGCTCAGCATCTTCTCAGCGAAAGTATGGTCCTGTCGCGAGCGGAAGCGCGTGTAAAGCGCTGCGGTCAGGACATCTGCGGGAACAGCTTCTTCCAGCGCTGCTGTAACGGTCCAGCGGCCTTCGCCTGAATCCTGCACAATGCCGGTGTACTCAGAAAGCGTGGGATTTTCCGCCAGAGCCATCGCCGTGAGATCCAGCAGCCAGGAAGAAATCACGCTACCTCGACGCCAGACTTCAGCGATATCCGGCAGGTTGAGATCGTAGCGATGACCTTCAGGAAGTTGTGCTGAGGTTGCGTTACGGAAGATATCAAAGCCTTCCGCATAGGCTTGCATCAAACCATACTCAATGCCGTTGTGCACCATCTTTACAAAGTGCCCAGCGCCGGAAGGTCCACAATAGAGGTAGCCTTCTTCCGCAGTGCTTTTGAATTTCTCGCGCCCAGGGGTTTTGGGAATGTCGCCTTTGCCGGGAGCCAAGGTTTTAAAAATTGGATCAAGATGCTCCACGGCTTCTTTCGGCCCTCCAAGCATCATGCAATATCCACGCTCAAGTCCCCAGACGCCCCCGCTGGTTCCAACGTCAATATAGTGAATGCCGCGGTCTTTCAATTTCTGTGATCGCCGTACGTCGTCTTTATAGTAAGAATTGCCGCCGTCAATAATGATGTCGCCAGCCTGGAAGCGCGGTGCCAGCGCGTTCACGGTCTGCTCTGTTGGATCGCCCGCAGGAACCATGATCCACGCGGCGCGAGGTTTGGTCAGCTTCGCCGCAAAGTCATCGAGTGACGTTGATCCTGTAGCGCCTTCGCCAGCCAACTCATTCACGTTCTGCGGGCTCAGGTCAGAGACCACGCATTGATGTCCTGCGCGCATCAGACGCCGAACCATGTTGCCGCCCATACGGCCCAGCCCAATCATTCCAAGTTGCATCGTTCTCCTTTTTTCTGGAATTCCGAGCGCAGCGAGGAATCCCTTTTTCTAAAATTCCGAACCGGAGCGGAGTGTAGGTGAGGAAACCCTATGACAACCAGAATTTGTCGTTACAATAGGGTGCCCTCGCGCTACGCGCTCGGGGTTGCGAAAAGATCTACTTCAAAGCGTCTGTTACAGCCCGCCCTAACCTCTCAAGCCCCGCATCCACATCCTTCGGCAGATGCACGCGCAAGGCCCGCCGCTTGCGATCCGCCAGCACCTGGAAATCTCCGCGTGCCTGTGCCGCCTTTACGATTCCGAATGTGTATTTCTGTCCCGGCACAGGAAGATCGTTCGCATCGTCGCAGGTGATCTGCAGGAACACGCCGGTGTTCGGGCCGCCTTTGTACGCCTGTCCGGTGGAATGCAGGAAACGCGGGCCGAAGCCCAGGCAGGTTGCAACGTGCTTGCGGTCGCGCACGGCATGGCGAATCGCCTGCAATGATTCTTCATGCGCGCTGTTCATTTCGATGTATGCCAACAAAGGCATGTAGTCGCCGGCATTGAATTGGCTCAGATGCACGCGCAGAAAACCCACAAGCGAGCGATCATTTCCTGCAAGCTTGTTCAGATTTGCCGCGTTGCGCTCGTCTGTAAATAGCTTGATGCGGCCGTCATCGAAAAGCGGGGACTCCTCTGGCAGCTTTCCGCTTTTCTCATACTCTTCTGTCAATTGCCGCGTAACGATCTTGCTGGCTTCCACGTCAGGCTGGTTGAACGGATTGATCTTCAGGATGGAGCCGGCGACCGCCGTGGCAATTTCCCAGCGGAAAAATTCCTGCCCCAGGTCGTAAATATCGGCCAGTTCGATTTCGACAACCGGATGACCGGCGCTACGGAGAGCGTCAAGCTGCTGAGTTTGGGGAGTGTCAGGCTCATCGGCAAGCCGCAGATGAATGAAGACACGATCATTGCCGTAAACCTCAGGCGCGCCCAGCGCCTCACGGTCCACCGGGACAAGCCCCTTGCCGATTTTGCCGGTACTTTCAGCAATGAGTTGTTCCAGCCACGCGCCCAGATCGTGAATCCCCGGCGACGTGATGATGGTGACTTTATTGCGGCCAAGATTACCCAATGTCCCCAGGATTGAGCCAAGGACTGCGCCGGGATTCTGGTCTGCCGGAACTTCAGGCTTGCAAGCCTGCACCATTTCATTGGTGCGCTGAAGGAATTTGCTGAGATCGAGTCCCATGATGGCGGCCGGGACCATGCCAAAATTGGAAAGGGCAGAGTAGCGTCCGCCAATGCTGGCCACGCCGAAAAAGATTTTGCGGAAATGGTCGCGCTCCGCCACCTGCTGCATCTTGGAGCCGGGATCAGTAATGGCGATAAAGTGCTCGCCAGCCTTATCCTTGCCGACCGTTTGCTGCATGCGCTCAAAGAAATATTGCTTGAAGATATTCGGTTCCAGCGTGCTGCCGGACTTGCTGGCGACGATGCATAGCGTCTTTGCCAGATCAACCTGACTCTCAATAGACTTGATTTGTGCCGGATCGGTTGAATCCAGAACATGCAGCTCAGGGTGCTCCACCTGCTTCCCATAAGTGATCTTCAGAACCTCAGGACACAGACTGGAGCCGCCCATGCCCAGCAATAACGCGTGCGTAAAACCTGCTTTTGCTGCGTCTGTGGCCGCATCATTCAACTGCTTTAAATGTGCAAGCTGGTCTTCAACAATCGGCAACCAGCCTACCCATTTATCTTCATCGTCGCCCGTCCAGAGCGAAGGATCACCGCGCCAAAGCCGCGCCATCTTGTTGTTGGCCTGCCAGTCTTTCAGAGTCGATTGCACGGCCTGTGTGAGCGGCGCGGAGAGTTCCCAGCGGGGTAACTGGATACTTGTCTTTGTGCTCACGGGCGGGCTCTCTTTTGCTCCACAACCTGATGGAGTTGAGTGAAAGCGTCATCAAAGAGCTTGATAGCGTCATCAAGCAGCTTGCCGGTGACTTGCTTCATGGAAATCCCCGCCTTTTCCATGTCAGACATGGTCTTATCGGCAGCGGCGAGGTCGCTATCCAGCGTGCGCCGTAAGACGCCGTGATCGCGGAAGGCGTCCATGGTGGCCGGAGGAATGGTGTTTACCGTGTCCGGGCCGATCAACTCTTCAATGTAGAGCACATCGCGATATTTTGGATTTTTGGTGCTGGTGCTGGCCCAGAGCAGCCGCTGGCTTTGTGCGCCTTTAGCGGCAAGAGCTTTCCAGCGCGGGCTCTCGATCATCTTCTGGTAATAACGATAAGCCTGCT from Terriglobia bacterium includes the following:
- a CDS encoding radical SAM protein, which codes for MESLFPHSEPQVPFIGIARLAAKGEAISEGHNVEYISLENRSMLTRCDSPRMPFSWQINPYRGCEFACKYCYARYTHEFMEMHDGLDFERKIYVKKHSAWLLRQELKQVRPGQSIAIGTATDPYQPAERKFGITRAVMEELARHDGLSLGLVTKSDLIVRDLDLLQQISARNRLSIHVTITTTKTDLARILEPRAPRPDLRFSAVKKLSAAGISTSVNCAPILPGITDSPKDLESVVRSAAAAGATSVAAIPLFLKPCSAKVFMPFLQEHFPQLVTLYKARYSDRAFLPVDYKKRVSALVNKLCRRHGIGVRNHDSGVRTSGGGLSRQLNLFAP
- a CDS encoding response regulator transcription factor, with translation MRILVIEDEPKVARTLVKGLEADHFAVDLAGDGEEGLQLATEIDYDGIILDWNLPKLDGLTVLRKLRKSGSNMRILLLSARKDVSDRVCGLQAGADDYLVKPFSFEELLARVHALLRRPQELLDKLSVEDLELDRMRHMVTRGGKPINLTQREYAVLEYLMRNAGRTVTRTMVVEHVWNLGFEGLTNIVDVYINYLRAKIDHGYEKPLIHTARGVGYMLSSASQ
- the pgl gene encoding 6-phosphogluconolactonase; protein product: MGVEIKIAPDAVTLAREAAQEFHRAAEAAVQERGRFSVALSGGNTPRAVYSLLASEHKQLPWDHIHIFFGDERHVPPDHPDSNFRMASESLLSKVPIPEKNVHRIHAELDAEAAAAEYEHQLINFFHLGNHDWPGFDLIFLGIGEDGHTASLFPGSKALSKASRRVTANWVEKFKTFRITLTFPVLNNAAEVVFLVSGAGKAQILSQVLRPGTSEFPAQSIHPENGRLLWLIDQDAGSLLPVNRVP
- a CDS encoding HAMP domain-containing protein — encoded protein: MKFVALRRLSTRLAIKQTVTFALLVVILAWSAYALLTRRIYGQLDDELQDRAISVRSMLQIRAGSVKWLNAEADPEVRAQFERSMRYYELLDDEGHTLDISHAMAALHLPVSSAEPSSDHSVWQSITAGNTHIRILDVPVLGLAGRHYLLRVGTSLDQTDEDCWRLRMFLFALIPFIILAHAVNALIMTSYSMRRLEQAAAAAKQITAFDLSTRLPVTGTGDEVDELSTSLNAMIARLQSSFQRMTEFLRTLSHEIRQPLTVLRSETEQALRLGNNETNYRDTLSKQLEHVELLARTVSDLMELAQSESEQIKLNREKEDLSELVQTAVDGMRGQAGERGIQISGTVQQNVIGAFDAGQIWRLLLNLLDNAIKFNHRGGSVDVVLSVHNDVAIISISDTGSGVAPDEQVHIFERGYRSSSARKSHVPGTGLGLHFARSIAEAHGGHIEVSSSSGKGSCFRVSLPLLNASSLGESLTPSVQRDAPIN
- the zwf gene encoding glucose-6-phosphate dehydrogenase; translated protein: MPQLERELPALDKPPSGSPPPTGPCVMVIFGGTGDLTSRKLFPAIYNLVKSKLLSSDFAIVGVGRNDYTREQYQKIMGDNLDKFATSKVDPKLRDWMIQRVFYAGGEFHDAGLYTRVGKILAEIDEKCNTKGNYFFYLATSPTFFGEIVEHLGAAELACEKDGHWRRVVFEKPFGNDLESAKALNRQVSKVLTEQQIFRIDHYLGKETVQNILVFRFSNGIFEPIWNRRYIDHIQITVAETVGVEKRGGYFDMAGTLRDMVPNHLFQLVSLTTMEPPISFNSTAVHDEQAKILHALQPFSEEDVLHCAVRGQYGAGVISGERVPAYRAEEGVPPESKTETFVALRLMIDNWRWAGVPFYLRTGKRLPTRHTEVAVQFKRAPLVLFRDTPVNSLDANQLIIHIAPDEGISLRFGAKIPGAQMKVGEVEMDFNYADYFGTTANTGYEVLLYDGIMGDQTLYQRADMVEAGWTVVDPIIDVWKALAARNFPNYAAGSWGPEEATDIIARDGRSWRKIESE
- the gnd gene encoding decarboxylating 6-phosphogluconate dehydrogenase; the encoded protein is MQLGMIGLGRMGGNMVRRLMRAGHQCVVSDLSPQNVNELAGEGATGSTSLDDFAAKLTKPRAAWIMVPAGDPTEQTVNALAPRFQAGDIIIDGGNSYYKDDVRRSQKLKDRGIHYIDVGTSGGVWGLERGYCMMLGGPKEAVEHLDPIFKTLAPGKGDIPKTPGREKFKSTAEEGYLYCGPSGAGHFVKMVHNGIEYGLMQAYAEGFDIFRNATSAQLPEGHRYDLNLPDIAEVWRRGSVISSWLLDLTAMALAENPTLSEYTGIVQDSGEGRWTVTAALEEAVPADVLTAALYTRFRSRQDHTFAEKMLSAMRQKFGGHIELTPKNEKAS